The proteins below are encoded in one region of Salvelinus fontinalis isolate EN_2023a chromosome 10, ASM2944872v1, whole genome shotgun sequence:
- the LOC129864097 gene encoding leucine zipper putative tumor suppressor 3-like yields the protein MRSVGTRTTQQNSLPRAPPPPPSTSTHRGRGLEDRSYSIERSSQQPPPLTHAKGTTADERSFATVEHSSSYYGSERPPPLCERAERERPPAHNNGNRQVSNGNRGVSNGNRAAAAVGKSERQVSNAVFLNGGGRRDGRDQRDGRDGGREVPRGAVSLDICGNNEVSLNNDRNSSQQLAQYKEAGASAAKLDNHNNPPNILPISGKLEKVQSNDGLVRPSAFKPVVPKSFHSMQNLVCSPQTGGEGRSAGGGAGGGGGPSVPGPLRDTDSSGSRGGGTRGGGGGGSRGGGQGSLSDSGRNSLTSLPTYAGSSSGYGPPPVLGPLSASTSHINRLGTTGALEKLDKSGGVSGNSGYQNGLSTSDSGRSSSGKSSSSYQRLSHLSDAPPSLRPSPSSDGVIQDLEDRLWEREQEVLHMRRNLDQSEAAIVQVFEEKQRVWERQMDELRQNYASRLQQVTRRAQRSQSALQAQISRLSQDKRRLHEEMAALLAQREELERKCLDYRKEQADILPRLEETKWEVCQKAGEISLLKQQLRESQAEVTQRAGEMVALRGQLKEANAQLRDWEEAMLGLKDSYSTKSLELERCEGELQKTLTEVSQLRDKLGMFEAEVVGLKRALGELSVRDRAVEASGGGSRDASRTRVGLPSPHSPPEGSAFSYPALPPPPVPPPDAILSLQSDEVQCQDAHHRQEAHMRQEAHQRQEAHLRQEAHQRQEAQLRQEIHQQRQEAHQQWEEAGDLRRQLEHLQGELRLERQQRERQALTFKKERHVWMDEKEHVLKYQAQLQLSYVETLQKNQALELRVGQLGSKLTSTNTTPSPTSPPPLSPIPLPAPITPLPSLSLSPPPLAEDKKLPPALHQLAPPWPVLTRLERIESTEI from the exons ATGCGGAGCGTGGGCACCCGCACCACCCAGCAGAACAGCCTGCCTCgtgcccccccaccacccccctccACTTCCACCCACAGGGGCAGGGGCTTGGAAGATAGGAGTTACAGCATCGAGAGGTCCTCTCAGCAACCTCCGCCCCTGACCCATGCTAAGGGGACTACGGCTGACGAACGAAGCTTTGCCACGGTGGAGCACTCTTCTTCTTACTACGGCAGTGAGCGTCCTCCACCGCTCTGcgagagagcagagcgagagaggccCCCCGCCCATAACAATGGAAACAGACAAGTCTCCAATGGCAATAGGGGCGTTTCCAATGGGAACCGAGCAGCGGCAGCGGTGGGTAAAAGTGAAAGGCAGGTGTCCAATGCAGTGTTTTTGAATGGAGGCGGGCGGCGTGATGGGCGGGACCAGAGGGATGGGCGTGATGGGGGGCGAGAAGTGCCGAGAGGGGCAGTGAGTTTGGACATTTGCGGGAACAACGAGGTCTCGCTGAACAATGATCGAAACAGTAGCCAACAACTAGCTCAGTACAAGGAGGCGGGGGCCAGCGCAGCCAAACTGGATAACCATAACAACCCCCCCAACATCCTCCCCATCTCTGGGAAGCTGGAGAAGGTTCAA AGCAACGATGGATTGGTCCGCCCCTCTGCCTTCAAGCCTGTAGTGCCCAAGAGCTTCCATTCCATGCAGAATCTGGTGTGCTCCCCCCAGACCGGAGGAGAGGGCCGCAGCGCTGGAGGAGGGGCTGGAGGTGGTGGGGGTCCCAGTGTACCaggacccctcagagacacagaCAGCTCTGGCAGCCGGGGTGGAGGTACCAGAGGCGGGGGAGGTGGTGGCAGCAGGGGTGGAGGTCAGGGGAGCCTCTCCGACTCAGGGAGGAACTCTCTAACCAGCCTGCCCACCTACGCTGGCTCCAGCTCGGGCTACGGGCCCCCGCCTGTCCTTGGGCCCCTGAGCGCCTCCACCAGCCACATAAACCGCCTGGGGACCACGGGGGCCCTGGAGAAGTTGGACAAGTCTGGTGGCGTTAGCGGTAATAGTGGATACCAGAACGGACTGAGCACCTCGGATAGTGGTCGCTCCTCCTCTGGGAAGAGCTCCTCGTCCTATCAGAGGCTCAGCCACCTGAGTGACGCCCCCCCGTCCCTCCGCCCCTCGCCCTCCTCCGATGGCGTCATCCAGGACCTGGAGGATCGGCtatgggagagagagcaagag GTGCTCCACATGCGCCGTAACCTGGACCAGAGTGAGGCGGCCATCGTCCAGGTGTTTGAGGAGAAGCAGCGCGTATGGGAGCGCCAGATGGACGAGCTGCGGCAGAATTATGCCTCACGCCTGCAGCAG GTGACGCGTCGCGCCCAGCGCTCCCAGAGTGCCTTGCAGGCCCAGATCAGCCGTCTGTCGCAGGACAAGCGACGCCTGCACGAGGAGATGGCTGCGCTGCTGGCCCAGAGAGAGGAGCTGGAGAGGAAGTGCCTGGACTACAGGAAGGAGCAGGCTGACATCCTGCCACGCCTGGAGGAGACCAAAtgggag GTGTGTCAGAAGGCAGGGGAGATCTCCCTGCTGAAGCAGCAGCTGAGGGAGAGCCAGGCGGAGGTGACCCAGCGGGCGGGGGAGATGGTGGCCCTGCGGGGCCAGCTGAAGGAGGCCAACGCCCAGCTGAGGGACTGGGAAGAGGCCATGTTGGGCCTCAAGGACTCCTACAGCACCAAGAGCCTGGAGCTGGAGCGCTGCGAGGGGGAGCTGCAGAAGACGCTGACCGAG GTCTCTCAGCTGAGGGACAAGCTGGGAATGTTTGAGGCTGAGGTGGTAGGGCTGAAGCGGGCCCTGGGTGAGCTCAGTGTGAGGGATAGGGCTGTCGAGGCTAGTGGTGGAGGGAGCAGGGACGCATCCAGGACCAGAGTGGGGCTTCCCTCGCCACACAGCCCACCTGAAGGCTCCGCCTTCTCCTACCCGGCCCTGCCTCCACCTCCCGTACCCCCCCCAGATGCCATACTGAGTTTGCAGAGCGATGAGGTTCAGTGCCAGGATGCCCACCATCGCCAGGAGGCTCACATGCGTCAGGAAGCCCACCAGCGTCAGGAGGCTCACTTGCGTCAGGAAGCTCATCAGCGTCAAGAGGCCCAACTGCGGCAGGAAATCCACCAGCAGCGCCAGGAGGCCCACCAGCAGTGGGAGGAGGCAGGGGACCTGCGCCGGCAGCTGGAGCACCTCCAAGGCGAGCTGCGTCTGGAGCGACAGCAGCGTGAGCGACAGGCCCTCACCTTCAAGAAGGAGCGCCATGTGTGGATGGACGAGAAGGAGCATGTGCTCAAGTACCAGGCCCAGCTGCAGCTCAGCTATGTGGAGACCCTGCAGAAGAACCAGGCCCTGGAGCTCCGCGTGGGCCAGCTGGGCTCCAAGCtcacctccaccaacaccaccccCTCGCCCACCTCACCACCCCCACTGTCCCCCATCCCCCTGCCTGCCCCCATCACTcccctaccctccctctctctctccccacctccccttGCTGAGGACAAGAAGCTCCCTCCCGCCCTCCaccagctggcccctccctggccGGTACTCACCCGTCTGGAGAGGATAGAATCCACAGAAATCTAG
- the LOC129864098 gene encoding FAST kinase domain-containing protein 5, mitochondrial, whose protein sequence is MSAGSLCHVARLRHLSLALHRQFLRARHVHNAYGEPETEGLDEEDRREGVLPGGYRLQYNPSYYRPQHDPGASLSRLEMEEQCQSTVTSAFRQQSNRYSVSSSRRLSSTKNTLLDLAFNRGTGAKAERAPPYRTEPLTPDVKGDPRAFQTCRPEYSAMTLDLSQRPAPVHSKQAFFLLHKVTVLKGSMDPVDVTGFLTKLSHLHPDQTPLVRGDTRFIMLLRYSVENLSHFSHSQLLKVLRSFVWLGLPPTHSMLGLYEAELGRRAVEMGLHQLLLAADLWRCLGRSVPQYLQCLYDCASLHLGQVGVPEIVQLLYVMGEGRHCPKELVHPLEQILMRHLDQLEPEEVGAVCLGLFKSQTALSEGAVNRLVDRAHSVVYEMSDFAMVNVMKLLRFSYLDHRAWLEVMAHEVPRRAPSMGVQGLMHVALACSSLHYRNERILLAVAERLPSLAPHCRSKDSGKLIWAFGTLGVLPSQCPNFYPSLIEALRQREAEFQRYPEHLLTGLLGLAFICQLPEDLVALALSPEFVSLATRSKQQDLKKDLFTLDGTVALELPHWTGPRLSRELREETTEILWRFAQKDVCQKVEVLEAEAVLRDLLGGEEFVSKRMILPHTRSIDLEVHLNPVGQPLSVTSAQTYPISSQDWSTSSGSSTQGWEKINTGVTLTKDLLTQLTNGRKTPLPPTQASQLPLRRTEPDEGGGLFSVGVDLTDGLVGALTKHNNPDPLPRDSHKASIAPIRLAIQVTNRNHYCYRSPQLLGLHAMKRRQLKLTGYQVVELPHREWFPLLRRTHAEKLAYMHCKVYGTLD, encoded by the coding sequence ATGTCTGCGGGATCATTATGCCATGTGGCTAGGCTACGCCATCTCTCCCTAGCCCTCCACAGGCAGTTCCTCAGGGCTCGGCATGTGCACAACGCTTATGGAGAACCTGAAACGGAGGGCCTcgatgaggaggacaggagggaaggGGTACTTCCCGGGGGCTACAGGTTACAGTACAACCCCTCTTACTATCGGCCCCAGCATGACCCTGGAGCCTCCCTGAGCAGGTTGGAGATGGAGGAGCAGTGTCAGTCCACCGTCACCTCTGCCTTCAGGCAGCAGAGTAACCGCTACAGTGTCAGCTCCTCACGCCGCTTATCCAGCACCAAGAACACTCTGCTGGACCTGGCCTTCAACAGAGGCACTGGGGCTAAGGCAGAAAGGGCACCCCCCTACCGCACAGAACCCCTAACCCCAGACGTCAAAGGCGACCCCCGTGCCTTCCAGACATGCCGCCCAGAGTACTCAGCCATGACCCTTGACCTGTCCCAGCGGCCTGCCCCAGTCCATTCCAAGCAGGCCTTTTTCCTGCTGCACAAAGTGACCGTCCTGAAGGGCAGCATGGACCCTGTGGACGTAACCGGTTTCCTCACCAAGCTTAGCCACCTGCACCCTGACCAGACACCTTTAGTGAGGGGTGACACGCGTTTCATCATGCTGCTCCGCTACTCAGTGGAAAACCTGAGTCACTTCAGCCACTCCCAGCTACTGAAGGTGCTGAGGTCTTTTGTTTGGCTGGGCCTGCCCCCCACTCACAGCATGCTGGGGCTGTATGAGGCTGAGCTGGGCCGCAGGGCCGTTGAGATGGGCCTCCACCAGCTGCTGTTGGCCGCAGACCTGTGGCGCTGCCTGGGGAGGTCTGTGCCTCAGTACCTGCAGTGCCTGTATGACTGCGCCAGCCTGCACTTAGGCCAGGTAGGTGTCCCTGAGATAGTCCAACTTCTGTATGTGATGGGGGAGGGCAGGCACTGCCCCAAAGAGCTAGTTCACCCCTTAGAGCAGATACTGATGCGTCACCTGGACCAGCTGGAGCCAGAGGAGGTAGGTGCTGTGTGCCTGGGCCTGTTCAAGTCCCAGACAGCTCTCTCGGAAGGAGCGGTGAACCGGCTGGTGGACAGAGCCCACTCGGTTGTGTATGAGATGAGTGACTTTGCCATGGTGAACGTGATGAAGCTGCTGCGTTTTAGCTACCTGGACCATCGGGCTTGGCTTGAGGTCATGGCGCATGAGGTGCCTCGCCGCGCCCCCAGCATGGGCGTCCAGGGGCTGATGCATGTGGCACTGGCCTGCTCGTCCCTGCATTACCGCAACGAACGCATCCTCCTGGCTGTTGCTGAGCGCCTGCCGTCGTTAGCGCCACACTGTCGGAGCAAAGACTCAGGCAAGCTGATATGGGCTTTTGGGACCCTAGGTGTCCTGCCCAGCCAGTGCCCTAACTTCTACCCCAGCCTCATTGAGGCCCTCCGGCAGAGAGAGGCTGAGTTCCAGCGCTATCCTGAGCACCTCCTAACAGGGCTCCTCGGCCTGGCTTTCATCTGTCAGCTCCCTGAGGATCTTGTGGCGTTAGCTTTGAGCCCCGAGTTTGTTAGCCTAGCCACCAGGTCCAAACAGCAGGATCTGAAGAAAGACTTGTTCACTCTGGATGGGACGGTGGCGTTGGAGCTGCCTCACTGGACTGGCCCGCGGCTGAGTAGAGAGCTGCGGGAGGAGACAACGGAGATTCTGTGGCGCTTTGCCCAGAAGGACGTGTGTCAGAAGGTTGAGGTCCTGGAGGCAGAGGCCGTGTTACGGGACCTTCTGGGTGGAGAGGAGTTTGTGAGCAAACGAATGATCCTGCCTCACACCCGCTCCATCGACCTGGAGGTGCATTTGAACCCTGTCGGACAGCCGCTATCTGTGACCTCAGCGCAGACATACCCCATTTCCTCCCAGGATTGGAGCACTTCTTCTGGCTCTTCTACTCAGGGCTGGGAGAAGATCAACACAGGAGTCACTCTCACCAAGGACCTTTTGACTCAACTTACCAATGGCAGAAAGACCCCCCTTCCCCCAACCCAAGCTTCTCAGCTGCCCCTCCGAAGGACAGAGCCGGATGAGGGAGGGGGGCTGTTCAGTGTGGGAGTCGACCTGACGGACGGGCTTGTCGGGGCTCTGACCAAACATAACAACCCAGACCCACTCCCCAGGGACTCCCACAAAGCCTCCATAGCCCCCATCAGACTGGCCATTCAGGTGACGAACAGGAACCACTACTGCTACCGCTCTCCACAGCTGCTGGGGCTGCACGCCATGAAAAGGAGGCAGCTGAAGCTGACTGGATACCAAGTGGTGGAGCTGCCTCACCGTGAGTGGTTCCCTCTGCTGAGGCGAACCCACGCTGAGAAACTGGCCTATATGCACTGCAAGGTTTACGGCACCCTTGACTGA